In the Plasmodium sp. gorilla clade G2 genome assembly, chromosome: 12 genome, attcaaataaaaatatatatatatatatatatatatatatatatatatatatatatgtgaatttattcttttttttttttttttttttgcatgtTGTTTAATGTATTGTAGTATGTTCATTATGAAGTCGCGACCAGTccattatttgaaaaaaaaaaaaaaaaaaaaaagacatatATACACATGAAGAAATAATGATGTATTCGAAAGAGGCATATGTCAattatttatgaaaaaataaaatatatatatatatatatatatatatatcttcttatttatattattgccTTTTTGCATGTTATAAATTGTgtggaaaaaaattaaacaaaattattaacaCCTTATGagaaagggaaaaaaaaaaaaaaaaaaaaaaaaaagtgacattatatatatatatatatatatatatatatatatatatatatttttattttaaataatgagaattatatttatttatgacaAAGAAGaggaaattaaatatttttataaaaatttacagCTGACAATTTTGTACATTTGAATGagactttctttttttttaatgcaatctttttaaataaagcacaacataagaaaaaaaaaaaataaaaatataaaaaaataaatataaatatatatgtatatatataattaatggaacatatatttatgtataactcttttttaaaaaaaaataaaaaaaaaaaagtcaacttatattacataatatatatatatatgtgctaATTGTGTATGTATATCTTTtaagtatattatattacaacttttaattatatattttttgtttcgAAAATATGGCACTTTTTTTTACCGATTTACCAAACTTCAGTTTGAGGTTTTTATCAATGATATCAGGTATGGCTAGCTgtctttattaatatatatacaaatacatacatacatacacacatatatatatatatatatatatatatatatatatatttatttattttttgttggggatataataataaacaatatgAGTATACACATACCCAAATGATGtttcattataaaattacacatatgtataatacatacatatatatatatatatatatatatatataattttttcattttaggCACTTTAATGATTATAGCCggaatattaaatatttttaatttatttcagACTGtcgtaaatatatatgtcattTGTTCAGGAATATTACTAATCCTTTGTGATGTGAAAACGTTTCGATTTTATCGATTTATTGAATTCTTATTTACAGTAATTGGAAGAAGTCTTTTTATACTTATTATTGGCTctattataatacataaaggaattttaaatttattaattggACTAGTTCTTATTTGTATAtcttttatgtatataactCTGGGTTATTATAATGGAATACCTCAACCTTTAAtggatacaaaaaaaattccgAACAATTATTTTGATGCCAAAAATAATGGTATGAGTACCTGTTCTATGGATACAACAAATGAGTATAAttcaaattaaatatatgttttttcaaaaaaaaaaaaaaaaaaaaaaaaaaaaaaaaaaaaaaacacacatAAACAGAACAAACGACaactaaaaaaatatgtatatatatatatatatttttatatatgtatacatttcAGACCCTTTTGAAAAGTGCTTaaactttttcttttttatctcttcatttttttttttttttttttttttttttttgtaattttctCTTAGAGTTTAAATGTTTATCTTGATagagatataaaaatatatacaagtATATTTTAAgtgtataattaatatatacatatctaTGTTTTCACCTTGCCTTTATggatataaagaaataatttttatttccaacattttattttgttattaccctattaattatataaatatatatatatatatatatattatatatatatacatatttcttttttttcttttttttttgtacatattttaaattgtttatgtatttattcctttaatgcttttttttctttataaattTTCAAAAACGTGTTTTAAACGAACGTAAATTAAAGTTGTttcattaataaataaatatataaagtcatgtaatataatatattcatatatattttattctataaatatattaaaatatatgtacacaatcaatattatattcattttctaCATCATGGTTtgttatttgttatattatctGTCCATATAGAGATACATATAAGAcattttacattttataaaatgaaatgattaaattaaaaatattatgctTCATCAATatggtaatatatttttgtagttAAGCAAAAGGTACATATTtcttaaaaagaaaaataaaaggtATATAATCACGTATATTATTACCccttccaaaaaaaaaaaaaataagataaaaaaaaaaaattaatatgaaaattaataaaaaagtagaaaaaatatataaatataaatatatatatatacaaggGTGTATATCAACCTATCTTATTTTATggcattatatatatatatatatatatatgtatgtatgtatttatttatttatttttattatttttactatttatttttttctaaaaattTGGTACAGAAAAGTCAGATTTTTTTTCGTTAGCTTCACACCAAGCTTTGGCTATGGTTCTTTTCATATCACTATCTCCCTCTTGATATAATTGTTTCATCATATTCATTAACATAGCTGATGGTTCTGTTTGTTCATCCATACGTGGAGGTTTTATTTTAGACATTGGTGATTCTTTAAAATGTAGATTATCCCAGTGTTTGTTTTCTTGTTTTATTAAAGTGACATGTACAGTATCTTTTTTTACTTTGAATGAACATTTATTTGGTATAATTTTATCACacaattttttaatacaaaaaCGATAATGTTTTTTATCTACatcattcatttttatttcaaatgATCTTTCTTCAAATATAGTtgaaattttttcttctcctACAGTATGCACATTCTTAACAGTTAAAAATATAGTCACTTTATTTCTTTCTTGATTCCAAGCAAATGATTGAACGGAATTATATGAAACAATAGGATCGTTTAATTGAACTTTTGTATCAGTAATTTTGTTTGGCAtttgatttttattaatttttaatttcattatttctCCATTAATATTCTCAATACATTGTTGTATTTTTGCCTTCACATTTTCTCTTTTAACTGATAACAGTAAGGTGTTTAATTCTTCTAAATCTTCATTTAAGTTGTTAATCTTTTCTTCGGTCgtcatcttttttttattttaaatattaaaaatgggATATactaacatatatatataatatatatatatatatatatatatatatataattttataataaaatgtactttataaagttttttttttttttttttttttttttttttatttatcaaatattatcttaaagaaatttattttttttatatatttaattcaaaAGTGGAGAATGTTAtaggataataataaaaaaatatattacaaaaaaaaaaaaagaaagaaaagaaatcaaaataatgttattataattgttttagttttttattttattttaatattatatatatatttatttatttatttatttgtaagtGCCTTTTCATtacaatattaaaaagaaaaaaaactatGTAGGGCTTTATTTTTTCCCCCTAACAaattatagtatatatataatatatattatatattataatatataattacattttCTTAAAGATGACACAATTagtatatcatataaaaaaaagaaaaaatatatgaaaatataattatcctGAAAATAagttttttcaaaaaaaactttagaaattttttttttttttattttcatttatatataatgaataagtttctatattttttatagggtataaaagataaaaaaaaaaaaaaaaaaataataatactaataatgaaagaaatattaagaacaaaaaatataagatcCCTTAAAtggtattttttattttgtgtatataaaaaatagaatataagtaaataattatgtatatatattattaaataatggtaataaaatatattgcaTTTAACTAttctaatattatatatattaggtatatattatttatgctATAAGAAACATATCAAATGATCTATAagataatacatacatatatatatatatgtatatttttttttgagggtaaaaaaataatatttcactAACCTGTATGcttttgattatttttttgtattttt is a window encoding:
- a CDS encoding COPI associated protein, putative — protein: MALFFTDLPNFSLRFLSMISGTLMIIAGILNIFNLFQTVVNIYVICSGILLILCDVKTFRFYRFIEFLFTVIGRSLFILIIGSIIIHKGILNLLIGLVLICISFMYITLGYYNGIPQPLMDTKKIPNNYFDAKNNGMSTCSMDTTNEV
- a CDS encoding calcyclin binding protein, putative, translating into MTTEEKINNLNEDLEELNTLLLSVKRENVKAKIQQCIENINGEIMKLKINKNQMPNKITDTKVQLNDPIVSYNSVQSFAWNQERNKVTIFLTVKNVHTVGEEKISTIFEERSFEIKMNDVDKKHYRFCIKKLCDKIIPNKCSFKVKKDTVHVTLIKQENKHWDNLHFKESPMSKIKPPRMDEQTEPSAMLMNMMKQLYQEGDSDMKRTIAKAWCEANEKKSDFSVPNF